The bacterium DNA segment AGCCGCTCGAGGTTTTGGTGATTGGGCGCCTCCCTCCTTAACCTCTCAAGCCCGTGGTGGCAATCCCTCGAACGTAGTAGCGCTGGAAGATGATAAAGAGAGCGATCGGAACCGCGGCGGCAATCGACAGGGCCGCAAAGATCTTGTCCCACTCGATCGCGTCGCCTTGGGCGAAGGTCGCGACGACCACCTGAACCACCCTGAGGTTCGCATTGTTCGTCACAACGAGGGGCCAGGCAAAGCTTCCCCACAACTCCTGGAAGGTGAGGAGCGCCACGGACAGCAAGATCGGGCGGCTGAGGGGGAGCATGATGTACCAGTAAATCCCCCAGTGACGGCAGCCATCAATCCGAGCAGCATCCTCCAGCTCTCTCGGGAGACCGAGGAAGAACTGCCTCAGCAGGAAGATGCTGAGGGCTCTCGGTACCATCGGAAAGACGAGGGCGGCGTAGGAATCCACCCAGCCCAACCCACGCACGATCAGGTACAGCGGCACGAGGAGGGCTTCGAATGGGATGATCATGATCGCCAGCACCAGGAAGAAGAGCACCTCTCTTCCCGGAAAGCGAATGCGAGCGAACCCGTAAGCGGCCATCGAGCTGACCACGACATCCAGAACCGTGACGCCCCCAGCCATCGCAAAGCTGTTCCAAAGATACCTGCCGAAGGGCTCGTCGCGAAACAGATGGCGGTAACTGTCAAGCGTCGGATGGACGGGAAGCAGAGTCCAAAGGCTCAATGGAAAGACGTACTGGAAGATTTCTGCGACGGGCCGCAAGGAGGAGAGGAACATCCATACCAGCGGAAGGACAAAGACGACCGCCAGGACGAGCTTAGCGGCCGCGCTCGCCCCGTGGAGGAGCCGGGTCCGCCCGCCCTTCAGCTCTAGCGCGAGGCTCACTCCGGGGGCTCCGCTCGCAGGATCCGGAACTGGAACGCCGCTAGAGCCAGGACGAGGACTAGAAACACGAACGAGAGCGCGGACGCGTACCCGAGGTGAAAGTACCGGAAGCCCTCGCGGAAGAGGTAGAACACAAGCACCATGGTGGCACTCAGCGGTCCGCCCTTGGTAATGACATACACTGGGGTGAAGATCTTGAACGCGTCAATGGTGTTCAAAACCAATACGAAGAGCGTGATACGGTGCAAGAGGGGCCACGTGATGGCCCAGAATCGCCGCACCGCACCCGCCCCATCAACTTCCGCCGCCTCATACAGCTCGACCGGAACCTCATGAAGGCCGCTGAGGTAAATGAGCATAGAAATACCTGACCACTTCCAGGCGGACATCAGGGCCATCAGCGGAAGCGCCTGGGCCGGGTTCTGGAAGAAGAACTGGGCGGGAAGATGCATGGACGCGAGGACGCTGTTCGCCGGCCCGTTGGGCGTCGCGAAGAGGATCTCCCAGAGGCCGGCCGCCACGACGTAAGAGATCACCACCGGCAAATAAAAGGACGTCCGCAGCAGCGCGATCCACCGGGTCGACGGCTGCACGAGGAGCGCCAAAGTGAGCCCCGTCGTGGTCTGCAGCGGCACCAGCATCACCGCGAAGATCGCCGTATTTCGGAGGGCCGTCCAAAAGATCTGATCGCCCATAAGCGATCGATAGTTGGCCAGGCCGACAAAGGGAGGATGGGGATTGACCAGATCATATATATGAAGGCTGACCACGAAAGCATAGACCAACGGGGCCACTCCAAAGAGGAACAGCCCCGCCATGGCCGGCAACACGAAGCTGTACCCGGCCAGCGCCGGACGGACGTTCGCGCGGCGCCGGCCGGGGGATCGTGACCTCAGAACGTCAACGGCGATGCCGTCAGCCTCCGGCTCCCTGCGCAGACCGTGAGCTGCCTGAGTTCATGGCGCCATGCACGCTCGGCCCCGTGGAACGGCGGGCCGGCCTCGGGGCGGATGCTCTCGGCGGACGGACCGAGACGCCGTGCGCGGTCGCATGCGCCCATGCGACTCCTACTTGTATCGCGACAGTTCCTGATCGATCCGGGCCGCCGCCGAATCCAGCGCGGGCTTGGCCGGATGGCCGAGCTGCACATCCTTGCTCACGTCGCTAAATTGATCATCGATGAAATCAAACGCGGGCGTCCGCGGCCGCGCTACACCCTCGTTGAGCAGTCCGTTCCAAAACACCGACCAGGGATACTGTTTCAGGTAGGTGAGGGTCGCGTAGGCCGACTTCTTGGCCGGCAGGTAACCGGTCGTGGTGACCCACTTCGTATGGCCCTCCCGGCCGGCGATGGTATCGACGAACTGCCAGGCGAGATCCTGCTGCTTCGTCTGTGTCGAGATCCCAATATGGTAGGCGCCGCTGTTCGTGGCGCCGCGCCGGTCCTTCGGGAGAAAGGTCACGCCGATCCGAAAGTTGGGAAAACGCTGGGCAATGTCGCGCAGTACAAACGGATTGCCTTGCATGAAAACTGCCTTCCCCGTGGCGAACAGATCGGGAGTCGGCTGGATGGGAGCGAGCTGCCGTTTGGTGTACAGATCTCCCCAAAACGTGAGCCCACGGACTGTGGCGGGGCTGTTCAGATACCCCGTGGCCCGCGTGCCGTCTGGACTGAGAATCGCGCCGCCGGCCATCGCCACCCAGGGCTGGATCACGTACATGTCCGGCGGATAGTAGGTTGTGGTGTAGGCCCATCGTGTCACGCGTCCCGCGTCCCGTTGCACGACGGTCTCCGAGGCCTTGATGAACTGTTCCCACGTCCACTGTTGATCCAGGGTGTGCGGCGGCTGGATTTTCGCCTGCTCGACCGCGTCCACGCTGTAGAGCAGTTGCTCCGTGGATTGATGCATGGGCAATGCCCCGATGTGGCCCTGGTACAACATGTCGCTGCGCGGGCCCGGATAGTAGTCGTCCTGATCCGCCTTCGACACCATCGAGTCCAACGGAATGATCATCTTGCGATACATGTAGCTCGCCATTTCCGGAAAATCCACAAAGAAGACATCCGGGGCTTGGTTGCCGGCGTACGCGG contains these protein-coding regions:
- a CDS encoding carbohydrate ABC transporter permease — encoded protein: MSLALELKGGRTRLLHGASAAAKLVLAVVFVLPLVWMFLSSLRPVAEIFQYVFPLSLWTLLPVHPTLDSYRHLFRDEPFGRYLWNSFAMAGGVTVLDVVVSSMAAYGFARIRFPGREVLFFLVLAIMIIPFEALLVPLYLIVRGLGWVDSYAALVFPMVPRALSIFLLRQFFLGLPRELEDAARIDGCRHWGIYWYIMLPLSRPILLSVALLTFQELWGSFAWPLVVTNNANLRVVQVVVATFAQGDAIEWDKIFAALSIAAAVPIALFIIFQRYYVRGIATTGLRG
- a CDS encoding sugar ABC transporter permease, yielding MLPAMAGLFLFGVAPLVYAFVVSLHIYDLVNPHPPFVGLANYRSLMGDQIFWTALRNTAIFAVMLVPLQTTTGLTLALLVQPSTRWIALLRTSFYLPVVISYVVAAGLWEILFATPNGPANSVLASMHLPAQFFFQNPAQALPLMALMSAWKWSGISMLIYLSGLHEVPVELYEAAEVDGAGAVRRFWAITWPLLHRITLFVLVLNTIDAFKIFTPVYVITKGGPLSATMVLVFYLFREGFRYFHLGYASALSFVFLVLVLALAAFQFRILRAEPPE
- a CDS encoding extracellular solute-binding protein; this encodes MSARATDKAPVRMRRRTFLTGSARVVAGLAAGGLSAVVHTEGVRGAAPVTLQFWHVRYTLPHLNQALSDFGKAFEQSHPGVQVQIQAFPFGEYFQKINTAYAGNQAPDVFFVDFPEMASYMYRKMIIPLDSMVSKADQDDYYPGPRSDMLYQGHIGALPMHQSTEQLLYSVDAVEQAKIQPPHTLDQQWTWEQFIKASETVVQRDAGRVTRWAYTTTYYPPDMYVIQPWVAMAGGAILSPDGTRATGYLNSPATVRGLTFWGDLYTKRQLAPIQPTPDLFATGKAVFMQGNPFVLRDIAQRFPNFRIGVTFLPKDRRGATNSGAYHIGISTQTKQQDLAWQFVDTIAGREGHTKWVTTTGYLPAKKSAYATLTYLKQYPWSVFWNGLLNEGVARPRTPAFDFIDDQFSDVSKDVQLGHPAKPALDSAAARIDQELSRYK